A single region of the Triticum dicoccoides isolate Atlit2015 ecotype Zavitan chromosome 2B, WEW_v2.0, whole genome shotgun sequence genome encodes:
- the LOC119365405 gene encoding uncharacterized protein LOC119365405 produces MAKSLRSKREKRLRTLRREIAEPFYDKKEAAKQAAQAAALEAPKLPVRVHPAYEESLAAAAAAAASRASAMEVDGGSKKSTSFLKPMGTISKKKVQLHLKIKKDKRKARKKGNSGKKSY; encoded by the exons atggcgaaGTCTCTGCGCTCCAAGCGGGAGAAGCGGCTGCGGACTCTCCGGCGGGAGATCGCGGAGCCCTTCTACGACAAGAAGGAGGCCGCCAAGCaggccgcgcaggccgccgccctcgAGGCCCCCAAGCTCCCCGTCCGCGTGCACCCGGCGTACGAGgagtccctcgccgccgccgctgccgccgccgccagccgggcCTCTGCCATGG AGGTTGATGGAGGAAGCAAGAAGTCGACATCCTTTCTGAAGCCAATGGGCACCATTAGCAAGAAGAAGGTACAGCTTCACTTGAAGATCAAGAAAGACAAGAGAAAAGCTAGGAAGAAGGGAAATTCTGGGAAGAAGAGTTACTAG
- the LOC119365404 gene encoding vacuolar-sorting receptor 7-like, whose product MAMALHGHAKRSRLAAALWLVFVATASVASARFVVEKNSIKVLSPHSLRGRHEAAIANYGVPDYGGMLTGVVLYPADAKQANGCKPFGATAFKSRSGRPVVLLVDRGGCYFALKTWNAQQAGAAAVLVADSVDEPLLTMDTPEEETPDMAFLANITAPSALVSKPFGDALRTAASGDSSAAEVVVRLDWRESMPNPDARVEYEFWTNSNDECGPRCDEQAAFVAAFRGHAQLLEKAGDALFTPHYITWFCPDEYRVTRQCASQCINRGRYCAPDPEGDLGAGYQGRDVVLENLRQLCVHRVANARNASWAWWDFVADYRVRCSMREKKYSRGCAEEVVASLGLPAELIDKCMGDPDADADNDVLRTEQIVQVGQGNRGDVTILPTLVINNVQYRGKLESTAVLKAICAGFKETTEPRVCMTQDMETDECLHNNGGCWRDEKTNITACKDTYRGRVCECPAVDGVQYEGNGYKECKPVGPGRCAANNGGCWKETRHGKTFSACKGSGSLSGCECPPGFRGDGLTCEDVDECSEKAACTCPGCSCRNTWGGYHCRCGGGGNQVYIQAEDTCVGKSAAAAGWLVTALVLSCLAGAGLAGFAFYKYRLRRYMDSEVAAIMSQYMPLESR is encoded by the exons ATGGCGATGGCGCTCCACGGGCATGCGAAGAGGAGTAGGCTCGCGGCGGCGCTGTGGCTCGTCTTCGTGGCCACGGCGAGCGTGGCGTCGGCGCGGTTCGTCGTGGAGAAGAACAGCATCAAGGTGCTGTCGCCGCACTCGCTCCGGGGCCGCCACGAGGCCGCGATCGCCAACTACGGCGTCCCGGACTACGGCGGCATGCTGACCGGCGTGGTGCTGTACCCGGCGGACGCGAAGCAGGCCAACGGGTGCAAGCCGTTCGGGGCGACGGCGTTCAAGTCGCGGTCTGGCCGGCCCGTGGTGCTCCTGGTCGACCGCGGCGGCTGCTACTTCGCGCTCAAGACGTGGAACGCGCAgcaggcgggcgcggcggcggtgctGGTCGCCGACAGCGTGGACGAGCCGCTGCTGACCATGGACACCCCGGAGGAGGAGACCCCCGACATGGCCTTCCTGGCCAACATCACCGCCCCCTCCGCCCTCGTCTCCAAGCCCTTCGGCGACGCGCTCCGCACCGCGGCGTCCGGCGACTCCTCCGCCGCCGAGGTGGTGGTCCGGCTGGACTGGCGCGAGTCGATGCCGAACCCGGACGCGCGGGTGGAGTACGAATTCTGGACCAACAGCAACGACGAGTGCGGGCCGCGGTGCGACGAGCAGGCGGCGTTCGTGGCGGCGTTCCGGGGCCACGCGCAGCTGCTGGAGAAGGCCGGCGACGCGCTCTTCACGCCGCACTACATCACCTGGTTCTGCCCCGACGAGTACCGGGTCACGCGGCAGTGCGCGTCGCAGTGCATCAACCGCGGCCGCTACTGCGCGCCGGACCCGGAGGGGGACCTGGGCGCCGGCTACCAGGGCCGGGACGTGGTGCTGGAGAACCTCCGGCAGCTGTGCGTGCACCGGGTGGCCAACGCCCGGAACGCGTCGTGGGCGTGGTGGGACTTCGTGGCCGACTACCGCGTGCGGTGCTCCATGCGGGAGAAGAAGTACTCCCGCGGGTGCGCCGAGGAGGTGGTGGCGTCGCTGGGCCTGCCGGCGGAGCTGATCGACAAGTGCATGGGCgaccccgacgccgacgccgacaacGACGTGCTCCGGACGGAGCAGATCGTCCAGGTCGGGCAGGGCAACCGCGGCGACGTCACCATCCTGCCCACGCTCGTCATCAACAACGTGCAGTACCGGG ggaagctGGAGAGCACGGCCGTCCTCAAGGCGATCTGCGCCGGTTTCAAGGAGACCACGGAGCCGCGTGTCTGCATGACACAAG ATATGGAGACGGACGAGTGCCTGCACAACAATGGCGGCTGTTGGCGCGATGAAAAGACTAACATCACCGCCTGCAAG GACACGTACAGGGGAAGGGTGTGCGAGTGCCCGGCGGTGGACGGCGTCCAGTACGAGGGCAACGGGTACAAGGAGTGCAAGCCCGTCGGCCCCGGCCGGTGCGCCGCCAACAACGGCGGGTGCTGGAAGGAGACGAGGCACGGCAAGACCTTCTCCGCCTGCAAGGGGTCGGGGTCGCTGAGCGGGTGTGAGTGCCCGCCGGGGTTCAGGGGAGACGGGCTCACCTGCGAAG ACGTGGACGAGTGCAGCGAGAAGGCGGCGTgcacctgccccggctgctcctgcaGGAACACCTGGGGCGGGTACCActgccggtgcggcggcggcggcaaccagGTGTACATCCAGGCCGAGGACACCTGCGTGGGGaaaagcgcggcggcggcggggtggcttgTGACGGCGCTGGTGCTGTCGTGCCTCGCCGGCGCCGGGCTCGCCGGGTTCGCCTTCTACAAGTACAGGCTCAGG CGGTACATGGACTCGGAAGTGGCGGCGATCATGTCGCAGTACATGCCTCTGGAAAGCCGCTGA